A single region of the Glycine max cultivar Williams 82 chromosome 20, Glycine_max_v4.0, whole genome shotgun sequence genome encodes:
- the LOC547993 gene encoding aspartic proteinase, whose product MGHNYLWLVFCLWALTCSLLPSFSFGLLRIGLKKRDLDLDSIRAARMVRENLRLGRPVLGANDQYIGKPTDEGIVPLKNYLDAQYYGEIGIGTPPQKFNVIFDTGSSNLWVPSSKCYFSIACYTHHWYKSKKSKTYTKNGTSCKIRYGSGSISGFFSKDHVKVGDVVVKNQDFIEATREGSLSFVLAKFDGLLGLGFQEISVENAVPVWYNMVKQNLVSEQVFSFWLNGDPKVKNGGELVFGGVDPKHFKGEHIYVPVTKKGYWQIEMGDFFIGGLSTGVCEGGCAAIVDSGTSLLAGPTTVVTEINHAIGAEGVLSVECKEVVSEYGELLWDLLVSGVRPDDVCSQVGLCFKRTKSESNGIEMVTEKEQRELSTKDTALCTSCQMLVVWIQNQLKQKKTKEIVFNYVNQLCESLPSPNGESVVDCNSIYGLPNITFTVGDKPFTLTPEQYILKTGEGIAEVCLSGFIAFDIPPPRGPLWILGDVFMRVYHTVFDYGNLRVGFAKAA is encoded by the exons ATGGGGCACAACTATTTGTGGTTGGTCTTTTGCTTGTGGGCTTTAACATGCTCACTGCttccttctttctcctttgGACTTTTGAGAATTGGTTTGAAGAAGAGAGATCTAGATCTTGATAGTATCAGAGCAGCTAGAATGGTAAGAGAAAATCTAAGATTAGGCAGACCTGTGTTGGGTGCAAATGATCAGTATATTGGCAAACCAACCGATGAGGGCATAGTACCTTTGAAGAATTATTTGGATGCACAATATTATGGAGAGATTGGAATTGGCACACCCCCGCAGAAATTTAATGTCATATTTGATACTGGTAGTTCCAACCTCTGGGTTCCATCATCGAAGTGCTATTTTTCT ATTGCTTGCTATACCCATCATTGGTACAAGTCAAAGAAATCCAAAACATATACCAAAAATG GAACATCATGTAAAATAAGATATGGATCTGGATCAATATCTGGTTTTTTCAGTAAAGATCATGTTAAAGTTGGTGATGTTGTTGTCAAGAATCAG GATTTCATCGAGGCTACCCGAGAAGGAAGTCTTTCCTTTGTGTTAGCTAAATTTGATGGATTACTTGGGCTTGGGTTTCAGGAGATCTCAGTTGAAAATGCTGTGCCAGTATG GTACAATATGGTGAAGCAAAATCTTGTAAGCGAACAGGTGTTCTCTTTTTGGCTCAATGGTGATCCAAAAGTGAAAAATGGTGGTGAACTAGTTTTTGGAGGTGTTGATCCTAAACACTTCAAAGGAGAACATATCTATGTTCCAGTTACTAAAAAGGGTTACTGGCAG attGAAATGGGAGATTTTTTCATTGGAGGTCTCTCAACGG GTGTTTGTGAGGGTGGCTGTGCTGCTATTGTGGATTCAGGAACATCTTTGCTTGCTGGTCCAACT ACTGTTGTAACTGAAATCAATCATGCTATTGGAGCTGAAGGAGTTTTAAGTGTAGAATGTAAGGAAGTTGTTTCTGAATATGGAGAATTGTTATGGGATCTCTTGGTATCTGGG GTACGACCCGATGATGTATGCTCACAGGTTGGCTTATGTTTCAAAAGGACTAAATCAGAGAG CAATGGAATTGAGATGGTGACCGAAAAGGAACAGAGAGAGTTGTCAACTAAAGATACTGCTTTGTGCACTTCCTGTCAGATGCTCGTGGTTTGGATTCAGAATCAACTAAAACAAAAGAAGACCAAGGAGATAGTATTCAACTATGTAAATCAG CTGTGCGAGAGCTTGCCGAGTCCAAATGGAGAGTCAGTAGTAGACTGTAATAGCATTTATGGATTGCCTAACATCACGTTTACTGTTGGAGACAAACCTTTCACCCTCACTCCTGAGCAG TATATTCTGAAAACTGGAGAAGGCATTGCAGAAGTTTGCCTTAGTGGGTTTATTGCTTTTGACATTCCTCCTCCACGGGGTCCTCTCTG GATTCTTGGGGATGTTTTCATGAGGGTATATCACACCGTCTTTGACTATGGCAATCTCCGAGTTGGTTTTGCCAAAGCTGCCTAA